The genomic interval TGTCGTCGTGCCGGTGTTCCGCCGTGCGGTCCGGACGTCGTAGCCTCGGCGCGGTGAACGCGATTCCCGCCCGGCTGGACCATCTCGTCCTGGCGACCCCCGACCTGGCGGCGACGGTCGCCGACTTCACGCGGCGCACCGGTGTGAGCCCCGCCCCCGGGGGTGTGCATGTCGGTCTCGGCACCCGCAACCATCTCGTGTCGCTGGGCGGCACCGCCTATCTGGAGATCATCGGCCCGGATCCGGAGCAGCCGGAGCCGATGGGGCCGCGTCCCTTCGGCGTCGACGCGCTCGCCGCTGCCCGCACGGTCACCTGGGCGATCAGCCCGCCCGACCTGGACGCGGCGGTGGCGACGGCCCGGATCCGCGGTTACGACCCCGGCGAGATCCGCCCGATGAGCCGCCGCCGGCCCGACGGCACCCTGCTGGAGTGGCGCCTCACGAACGGCGACACCCAGCATCCCTCCGGCCTGGTCCCCTTCCTCATCGACTGGGGCGCCACCGCGCACCCGACGGCCTCGGGCCTGCCCACCACTGTCCTGCGCTCCCTGACCGCGACCGCCCCGGCGCCGCACGAGATCCGTCCGCTCCTCGCCGCCCTCGACACCGAACTCCCCCTCACCGAGGGACCGGTGGGCCTCTCCTTCACGGTGGACACCCCGCGGGGACCGGTGACCTTCGGCTGAGGTGTCCGATTCCTTCAAGACCGGGCGCCTCGGCCCTGCCTACCGTGACGTCATGACTCCACGATTCGACGCCATCGGACTGGTGGCCTCCGACATGGCCGCCTCCGTCGCCTTCTACCGGCGGCTCGGGTTCCCGTTCCCCGAAGGGTCGGAGGCCCAGCCGCACGCGGAGGCCGAACTGCCGGGCGGTGTACGGCTGATGCTCGACACCGAGGACACGGTCCGCTCCTTCCACCCCGGGTGGCGGGCGCCGGCCGCCGGCAGCCGCACCGGGCTCGCGCTGCGGTGCGACAGCCCGGCCGAGGTCGACGCGGTGTACGAGGAGCTGGTGGGCGAGGGTTTCCACGGGGAGCTCAAGCCGTGGAACGCCGACTGGGGCCAGCGGTACGCGTCCCTGCACGACCCCGACGGCAACAGCGTCGACCTGTACGCCCCGCTACCCGGCGGCGAGTAGACGCCCGAGCGGCACGCCCGCCAACTCCCTCACGTCCCGCGCGAGATGGGCCTGGTCGGCGAAGCCGCACCGCGCAGCCGTCTCCGCGAACGGCACTCCGGCCCCGGCCAGCGCGAGGGCCCGCCGCAGCCGCAGGATCCGGGCCAGGGTCTTCGGCCCGTACCCGAACGCCACGAGCGACTTCCGGTGCAACTGCCGTGCCCCGAGGCCGATCTCGTCGGCGGTCGCGGCGACGGGACGGCCCGCGTCGAGAGCGGCGACGAGGGCCCGCAGCGCGGGGTCGGGAGGGGCCGCGCGCTCCAGGGCGATGTTTTCGAGCGCGGTGGCGGGGACGGAGGCCTTGGCTGTACGGCTCCGCAGCCGCCGTACCTCCGACACGGGCCAGAGATCGGCCAACTCCACCCGCCGGTCCCGCAGTTCATGGGCGGGCACCCCGAGGAAGGCGGGCGCGCAACCGGGAGGGAAGCGCAGGCCGGTCCAGGTGCTGGGGGCGCCGTCGGTGACGTACGCGCGGGTATCGGGCCCGGCGACGAGCAGTCGCTCCTCGTGCCAGAGCAGATCCATGCACCCGTCGGGCAGGACACGTCCGGACCCGTCACCGGTCCAGATGACGGCACCGGCTAGCCGGGACGGCCGTTCCGTGTACACGTCCCCAGGCTACGTCGGGCCGACCCGCAGCCGGAACTCCTGCGGGCTGACCCCGTAGCCCCTCTTGAACGCGCTGGACAGCGCGAACGCGCTGCCGTACCCCACCTGCCGGGCGATCGCCTCCAGCGTCGCGTTCCCCTCCCGCAGCCGGTCCGCCGCCAACGCGAGGCGCCACCCGGTCAGATACGTCATCACCGGCTCCCCCACCAGCTCGCTGAACCGCCGGGCGAGCGCCGCACGCGACACCCCCGCCTTGGCGGCGAGGGAGGCCACCGTCCACGGATGCGCGGGATCGTCCTGCATCAGCCGCAGCACCCGCCCCACCACAGGGTCCGCCAGCGCCGCGTACCACGCGGGCGCCTTTGCCTCGGGCCGGGAGAACCAGGCCCGGAGCGCCGCGATGACCAGCAGGTCCAGCATCCGGTCCAGGACGACCTCCTGCCCCGGCTCGTCGCGCACGATCTCCTCCATGAGGAGGGGGGTCAGCGGGCACTTCCACACGTCCGTGGTGAGCGACAGCAGCGGTGGCAGCGCGTCCAGGAGCCGGTTGCTGATCTCGCCCTCCATCAGATACGTCCCGATGAGGACCACCGTCCCGCCGTCGAGCCGGTCGCCCCAGGTGCGCACGCCGAGGTCCATGGAGCCGTTCAGGGACCGTCCGTCGGGGTAGCTGCACTCCGCGCCGGGCAGGATCAGCGCCTGCGGGGCCGTACCGGGGTCGTCGGCGCAGGTGTAGGGGTCGGGGCCGCGGGCGATGGCTAGGTCGCCGGGGCGCAGGCGGACCGGCTCGCCCGCGTCGGGCAGGACCACGGCTTCCCCGCGGACCATCAGCATGACCGTCAGCGGTGCCCGGTCCTCGATCCGCACCGCCCACGGCGGGTCGAAACACGCGCGGATCATGAAGGCGCCACGCGCCCGCGGTCCTTCCAGCAGGCCTGCCAGAGCGTCCATGCGGCCAGCGTAGACGCGTGCGCATGGGAATGAGCCGTTCAGCGATGGGCCCGTGCCGGGTACGGGAGTTGACTCGACGGCATGACACAGAACACGCGGAACACGACGGTGGTGGTGACCGGCGCCTCGGGCCGTACGGGGAGCCGGGTGGCGCGGTCCGCTCAGGCCGCGGGGCTGAGGGTGCGGGCGGCCTCGCGGGCCCAGGGGTTCGACTGGCAGGACCGGTCCACGTGGGCGCAGGTGCTGCGGGGGGCGGACGCGGCGTATCTGGTGTACCCCTCGGACATCGGCGCCCCGGGGGCCGCCGAGGCGGTCGGGGCGGTCGCGCGGGAGGCGGTGGGGGCCGGCGTACGACGGCTGGTGCTGCTGTCGTCGCGGGGGCAGGACCGGGCACGGGACGCGGAGGAGGCGCTGCGTGCGTCGGGGGCCGACTGGACGGTCGTGCGGGCCGCGTGGTTCGCGCAGAACTTCAGTGAGGGGCCGCTGGTCGAGGAGCTGCGGCTGAGCGGGGAGCTGGTGTTCCCGGCGGGCGAGGTGCGGGAGCCGTTCGTGGATGTGCGGGACATCGGGGACGTGGTGGTGGCCGCGCTGGCATGGGGCGACCGGTACGTCGGGGACACGATCACCGTCTCCGGCCCACGGTTGCTGACCTTCGGCGAGGCGGTGGCGGAGATCGCGAAGGCGGCGGGGCGGGAGCTGACGTACCGGGCGGTGTCACCGGAGCAGTACGGGGAGAACCTGCTCGCGTTCGGGGTACCGGCGGACGAGGTGGAGGCGCTCATCGAGGCGTTCACGCAGCTCCTGGACGGCCGCAACGCCCATCTCTCGGACGGCGTCCAGCAGGTCCTGGGCCGCGAGCCCCGGGACTTCACGGACTTCGCGAGGGAGGCGGCGGCTGCGGAAACGTGGAAGTCCTGACTCCGGCGAGCGAACCGACCCAGGGGCGCGGGGAACGGCGCGAGAAACCCCACCGGCCCCCACCCGGCAACGCACCCCCTTCAGGACCCGTCGGGCTTCTGCGGG from Streptomyces sp. CC0208 carries:
- a CDS encoding VOC family protein is translated as MNAIPARLDHLVLATPDLAATVADFTRRTGVSPAPGGVHVGLGTRNHLVSLGGTAYLEIIGPDPEQPEPMGPRPFGVDALAAARTVTWAISPPDLDAAVATARIRGYDPGEIRPMSRRRPDGTLLEWRLTNGDTQHPSGLVPFLIDWGATAHPTASGLPTTVLRSLTATAPAPHEIRPLLAALDTELPLTEGPVGLSFTVDTPRGPVTFG
- a CDS encoding VOC family protein, yielding MTPRFDAIGLVASDMAASVAFYRRLGFPFPEGSEAQPHAEAELPGGVRLMLDTEDTVRSFHPGWRAPAAGSRTGLALRCDSPAEVDAVYEELVGEGFHGELKPWNADWGQRYASLHDPDGNSVDLYAPLPGGE
- a CDS encoding helix-turn-helix domain-containing protein translates to MYTERPSRLAGAVIWTGDGSGRVLPDGCMDLLWHEERLLVAGPDTRAYVTDGAPSTWTGLRFPPGCAPAFLGVPAHELRDRRVELADLWPVSEVRRLRSRTAKASVPATALENIALERAAPPDPALRALVAALDAGRPVAATADEIGLGARQLHRKSLVAFGYGPKTLARILRLRRALALAGAGVPFAETAARCGFADQAHLARDVRELAGVPLGRLLAAG
- a CDS encoding AraC family transcriptional regulator gives rise to the protein MDALAGLLEGPRARGAFMIRACFDPPWAVRIEDRAPLTVMLMVRGEAVVLPDAGEPVRLRPGDLAIARGPDPYTCADDPGTAPQALILPGAECSYPDGRSLNGSMDLGVRTWGDRLDGGTVVLIGTYLMEGEISNRLLDALPPLLSLTTDVWKCPLTPLLMEEIVRDEPGQEVVLDRMLDLLVIAALRAWFSRPEAKAPAWYAALADPVVGRVLRLMQDDPAHPWTVASLAAKAGVSRAALARRFSELVGEPVMTYLTGWRLALAADRLREGNATLEAIARQVGYGSAFALSSAFKRGYGVSPQEFRLRVGPT
- a CDS encoding NAD(P)H-binding protein; amino-acid sequence: MTQNTRNTTVVVTGASGRTGSRVARSAQAAGLRVRAASRAQGFDWQDRSTWAQVLRGADAAYLVYPSDIGAPGAAEAVGAVAREAVGAGVRRLVLLSSRGQDRARDAEEALRASGADWTVVRAAWFAQNFSEGPLVEELRLSGELVFPAGEVREPFVDVRDIGDVVVAALAWGDRYVGDTITVSGPRLLTFGEAVAEIAKAAGRELTYRAVSPEQYGENLLAFGVPADEVEALIEAFTQLLDGRNAHLSDGVQQVLGREPRDFTDFAREAAAAETWKS